One window from the genome of Drosophila albomicans strain 15112-1751.03 chromosome 2L, ASM965048v2, whole genome shotgun sequence encodes:
- the LOC117563374 gene encoding probable serine/threonine-protein kinase DDB_G0278665: MNIKSYTNESLQVDDDEKESKLATTATAATKTTRTTHSEHKEVGAKAAHVVVVVVDEAKAELLHNQQQQQQQHHNKDKTYVATAATTTTAATAKHLNIEAIEKAASMVAINNNDGDNDKDKDNNCSNNNNNNSSSSNSGCNKIKKPLRQRRISLSENHNKYSHDNSHSNIDVQTFTNTKELNQVNLNSSSTTTATSQSLLSTSLEAASATTITTAAITTTKSSLATATVAEISQQQQQLIMSPTAGSSSTTPATATTTASSAVHLRKSHSTPALKFAGNSSSHSSSNHIVVEYDQCTINNNNKNDGCKFKTQVESAMEASNIAIKDVAVAAHLKRQQQHHQQPLQHEQLQRLNGNNDSNKCNTTIDATKPATPESLRFGCTHYKRRAMFVTPCCNKFYKCRFCHDENESHHFDRKTLTELICSECNTRQKVQEQCENCGVRFGKYTCLICNLFDDADKQQYHCHGCGICRIGGAHNFFHCEVCNMCLPIQLKIDGHRCVENISRSHCPVCLGDIHTSRIPCHIPDCGHLLHKMCFDQLLASGHYTCPTCQTSLIDMTALWEYLDAQALRMPVPLKYENQRVHIFCNDCHKTSKTKFHFIGLKCVHCGAYNTTQDVKRRLSLVTDEPTTA, translated from the exons atgaatataaaaagttaCACAAACGAAAGTTTGCAAGTGGATGACGATGAAAAGGAATCAAaactagcaacaacagcgacagcggcaacaaaaacaacaagaactacaCACAGTGAGCACAAAGAAGTTGGCGCTAAGGCGGctcacgttgttgttgtggttgtcgaTGAAGCAAAGGCTGAATTACTAcacaaccagcaacagcagcaacagcagcatcacaacaaagacaaaacttatgtcgcaacagcagcaacaacaacgacagcggcaaccgcgaaacatttaaatattgaagcaATTGAAAAAGCAGCGTCGATGGTAGCaattaacaacaacgacggcgacaacgacaaagacaaagacaacaactgcagcaacaacaacaacaacaacagcagcagcagcaacagtggcTGCAACAAAATTAAGAAGCCGCTGAGGCAACGAAGAATATCGCTAAGTgaaaaccacaacaaataCTCGCAcgacaacagccacagcaacattGATGTACAAACATTTACCAATACAAAAGAACTCAATCaagtcaatttaaattcatcgtcaacaacaacagcaacgtcgCAATCGTTGCTGTCGACCTCACTGGAGGCTGCGTCagctacaacaataacaacagcagcaataacaactacaaaatcATCTTTAGCTACAGCTACTGTTGCTGAGAtatcgcagcagcaacaacagctgattATGTCGCCAACTGCTGGTTCGTCATCAACAACCCccgccacagcaacaacaacagcatcgagTGCTGTTCATTTGCGAAAATCACACTCAACGCCGGCTCTCAAATTcgctggcaacagcagcagccacagcagcagcaaccataTTGTTGTAGAGTACGATCAATGTacgatcaacaacaacaataagaacgaTGGCTGTAAATTCAAAACGCAAGTTGAGTCTGCGATGGAGGCCAGCAACATTGCCATTAAGgatgttgctgtcgctgcgcACTTgaagcgacaacagcaacatcatcaacagccACTGCAACACGAGCAATTGCAACGCCTCAATGGCAACAACGAtagcaacaaatgcaatacAACAATAGATGCCACAAAGCCAGCGACACCGGAATcattgcgattcggttgcacGCACTACAAACGACGCGCCATGTTTGTG ACGCCGTGCTGCAACAAGTTCTACAAATGCCGTTTCTGCCACGATGAGAACGAATCGCATCACTTTGATCGCAAAACCCTCACGGAACTCATCTGTTCCGAGTGCAACACGCGGCAGAAGGTGCAGGAACAGTGCGAGAATTGCGGCGTGCGCTTTGGCAAG TACACTTGCCTCATTTGCAACCTGTTCGATGATGCGGACAAGCAGCAGTATCATTGTCATGGCTGTGGCATCTGTCGCATTGGCGGCGCCCACAATTTCTTTCACTGCGAAGTGTGCAACATGTGTCTGCCGATACAGCTAAAGATCGATGGTCATAGG TGTGTGGAGAACATATCACGATCGCATTGTCCGGTTTGCTTGGGTGACATTCACACATCGAGGATTCCATGCCACATTCCGGATTGCGGCCATTTGCTGCACAAGATGTGCTTCGATCAGCTGCTCGCATCGGGTCACTACACGTGTCCCACCTGTCAGACATCACTGATCGACATGACGGCGCTCTGGGAGTATCTCGATGCTCAGGCTCTACGCATGCCTGTGCCGCTCAAATATGAGAATCAACGTGTGCACATCTTCTGCAACGATTGTCACAAG ACTTCTAAAACCAAATTCCATTTTATTGGACTCAAGTGCGTGCATTGCGGCGCCTACAACACCACTCAGGACGTGAAACGTCGCCTCTCCTTGGTCACCGATGAGCCGACGACCGCCTGA
- the LOC117563375 gene encoding lysophospholipid acyltransferase 7 yields the protein MSLDDVIYVICLLACIGAGNYVKKIRDETQRKTLCSVLGILVVVVVSGFHSLHCAISVALGTVCVLLVHPSQCHLVTFGVMFGYLVFFRLVYLFGLPAVPGHTNMIQMLLTLKVSGIAFERNAAWKRLRARDEQEKNTERDVNSEPSIEITDYDVELQQLSATEILLYSFNYVGILTGPYYRYRTYRDYFEMPFKDHAPSVQATIEQLKWAGFYCSLYLLANYIWPLDYAMSDEFYNDRSVLYRLLYVWPTFFIFRARIYTGLTLSECVCTMAGFGAYPDEADATNGEGPRKRYQHLKRDADKHSYNFTTIVNTRVGDVERCWTFREGMKHWNVCVQYWLAVNVYKLFPIKKYRTLATFLCSAYWHGFRPGHYFCIMGAPIYVPLEDMWHKLVRKDATGTRRTVIDVLFWICKWWAFSYLGTAFLLSSFDSIWRFYSSVYHIGYISWAVLVALGLYLTKLKKAAERRAKRAADAAGDASEVKQKAQ from the exons ATGAGCCTTGACGACGTCATATACGTAATCTGTCTTCTCGCCTGTATTGGCGCCGGCAATTACGTGAAGAAAATTCGCGATGAGACACAACGGAAAACCCTTTGCTCCGTCCTCGGCATTCTAGTGGTTGTCGTCGTCTCGGGCTTCCACAGTCTGCACTGCGCCATTTCCGTGGCTCTGGGCACGGTATGTGTGCTCCTCGTGCATCCCAG CCAATGCCACTTGGTCACATTTGGTGTCATGTTTGGCTACCTTGTTTTCTTCCGGCTCGTGTATCTCTTTGGCCTGCCCGCCGTGCCCGGCCACACAAACATGATACAGATGTTGCTTACACTAAAG GTCTCTGGCATTGCATTTGAGCGAAACGCTGCGTGGAAGCGATTGCGTGCCCGTGACGAACAGGAGAAGAATACGGAGCGCGATGTGAACAGCGAGCCGAGCATCGAGATCACCGATTACGATGTGGAGCTGCAGCAACTGTCAGCCACTGAGATTCTGCTCTACAGCTTCAACTATGTGGGCATACTTACAG GTCCCTACTATAGATATCGCACATATCGCGACTACTTCGAGATGCCCTTCAAGGATCATGCACCCAGTGTACAGGCTACCATCGAGCAGCTGAAATGGGCCGGCTTCTATTGCAGTCTCTATCTGTTGGCCAATTACATTTGGCCTCTGGAC TACGCGATGAGTGATGAGTTCTATAACGATCGATCGGTGCTCTATCGCCTGCTGTACGTGTGGCCCACATTCTTCATCTTCCGTGCACGCATCTACACTGGACTCACGTTGAGCGAATGCGTCTGCACCATGGCTGGCTTTGGTGCGTATCCCGATGAGGCGGATGCCACCAATGGCGAAGGGCCGCGCAAACGTTATCAGCACTTGAAACGTGATGCCGACAAGCACAGTTATAATTTTACCACGATTGTAAATACTCGCGTTGGGGATGTTGAGCGTTGCTGGACATTCCGTGAGGGCATGAAGCACTGGAATGTGTGCGTTCAATACTGGCTGGCTGTGAATGTCTACAAGTTGTTCCCCATCAAGAAATACAG AACTTTGGCCACATTTCTGTGCTCCGCCTATTGGCATGGCTTCCGCCCAGGACACTATTTCTGCATCATGGGCGCACCCATATATGTGCCACTCGAGGATATGTGGCATAAGCTGGTGCGCAAGGATGCCACTGGCACGCGTCGCACCGTCATCGATGTGCTCTTCTGGATATGCAAATGGTGGGCCTTCAGCTATCTAGGCACCGCTTTCCTGCTCTCTTCCTTCGACAGTATTTGGCGTTTCTACAGCTCTGTCTATCACATTGGCTACATCAGTTGGGCTGTGCTAGTGGCTCTTGGTCTCTATTTAACTAAACTGAAGAAGGCAGCTGAACGTCGAGCAAAGCGAGCTGCTGATGCAGCCGGCGATGCCAGCGAAGTGAAGCAAAAGGCGCAATAG
- the LOC117563377 gene encoding phospholipase A1: MKMWFDILTIVLLLSTTQAQNDANPNVSYETEMKEFMSLFPDPNEPIDINFRSAFEEEESDDIVATLEADEYEGAERCEWNKCDNDLSEPSGIRSFFDLGFIKKIAHNLNPFANANHRMLFYLFRRSSPDCGRQLDFSNKRRWRRAGFNSSLPTRIIIHGWMSQSRGSFNRDVKNAYLKRGDFNVIVVDWSASSANINYFSVVKLIEEFGAQLVQFTRELNRRFGASYDDMYLIGHSLGAQIAGAAGKRLKPEQYNTIFALDPAGPKFRHRSAEFRIDPTDAKYVESMHTSGNFGFLRPTGAATFYPNYGLYQSKCFYLGCSHIRAYQMFAESINSPEGFWGTPCTRDNGDWQCDQSQRQAYQMGGEPSVQKAGIYYVKTSSSDPFALGRR; this comes from the exons ATGAAGATGTGGTTCGATATACTTACTATAGTGCTGCTCCTTAGCACCACTCAAG CTCAAAACGACGCAAATCCAAACGTGAGCTATGAAACGGAGATGAAGGAATTCATGTCCTTGTTTCCCGATCCCAATGAGCCTATCGATATCAATTTTCGTAGCGCCTTCGAGGAGGAGGAGTCCGACGATATAGTGGCCACCTTGGAGGCGGATGAGTACGAGGGAGCTGAGCGTTGCGAATGGAATAAGTGCGACAATGATTTGAGCGAACCGAGTGGCATTCGCAGCTTTTTCGATCTGGGATTCATCAAGAAGATTGCCCACAATTTGAATCCGTTTGCCAACGCCAATCATCGCATGCTCTTCTATTTGTTTCGCCGCTCTTCACCCGACTGCGGTCGCCAGCTGGATTTTAGCAACAAACGCCGTTGGCGACGTGCTGGCTTCAATAGTTCGTTGCCCACCAGGATCATCATACATGGCTGGATGAGCCAGTCGCGTGGTTCCTTCAATCGCGATGTGAAGAATGCATATTTAAAGCGTGGCGACTTCAATGTTATTGTCGTCGATTGGAGCGCCAGTTCGGCCAACATTAACTACTTCTCAGTGGTGAAGCTAATCGAAGAGTTTGGTGCCCAACTGGTTCAATTTACTCGCGAGCTGAATCGTCGCTTTGGCGCCAGCTACGATGACATGTATCTGATTGGACATTCGCTTGGTGCCCAGATTGCCGGAGCAGCTGGCAAACGCCTGAAGCCGGAGCAGTATAACACCATTTTTGCCTTGGATCCGGCGGGTCCCAAGTTTCGACATCGCAGTGCCGAGTTTCGCATCGATCCCACCGATGCCAAGTATGTGGAGTCCATGCACACCAGTGGCAACTTTGGTTTTCTGCGGCCCACAGGAGCGGCAACCTTCTATCCCAACTATGGTCTCTATCAGAGCAAATGCTTCTACTTGGGCTGCTCGCACATTCGCGCCTATCAAATGTTTGCCGAGTCCATCAATTCACCCGAAGGTTTCTGGGGCACGCCTTGCACCCGGGACAATGGCGATTGGCAGTGCGATCAGAGCCAGCGTCAGGCTTACCAAATGGGCGGAGAGCCGTCCGTGCAGAAGGCGGGCATCTACTACGTGAAGACCTCTTCCAGCGATCCTTTTGCTCTGGGAAGACGCTAA